Genomic DNA from Candidatus Sulfurimonas marisnigri:
TGAGACTCTTCTTGAACTTTTAAGAGGTGTTGGTTATTCTGTTGTATTGGTCACATCTGGAGATGCGGCGGTAGATGAAACTTATGACAACAGTTATGATCTTTATATATTTGATATAAATGTTCCTGATATCAATGGTCTTGAACTTCTTAAATCACTTAGAGAGGCAGATGACAAGACTCCTACTATATTTATAAGTGCGCTGGTTGATATTGGTTCAATTTCACAAGCTTTTGAAGTTGGTGGTGATGACTATATTAAGAAGCCGTTTTTTCCAGAGGAACTACTCATAAGAGTAAACGCAAAACTCTCATCTAAAACTTCAAACATTATATACAATAA
This window encodes:
- a CDS encoding response regulator transcription factor — its product is MNKKILLLEDDTLLGETLLELLRGVGYSVVLVTSGDAAVDETYDNSYDLYIFDINVPDINGLELLKSLREADDKTPTIFISALVDIGSISQAFEVGGDDYIKKPFFPEELLIRVNAKLSSKTSNIIYNNLEYEPQTKTLRKDGHVIALGEVQEQLFNLFIHNINKILDKDLLMGCLEKPSPTALRVALTKLKQTTGLNIKNIRSIGYILE